One Longimicrobium sp. DNA window includes the following coding sequences:
- a CDS encoding ceramidase domain-containing protein, with protein MLPRRIVHALLFGAPPLAFLALYLLLDSSSLSWADWRPATCMPGRCFCELIRPGSIRQPANALSSAGFVLVGAWILAGGATRGAGHGVNPITRNPAYRAVYGTAVLLIGFGSAFYHASLTFAGQFFDVFGMYLLATFIFLYNLARIRRLKTVTVVLGYVALNALLASLLYAVPALRRYLFAAVLLSALVPESLVRRRRTRELQGRHLLLALLLMAVGFGIWVLDITHRACSPSSWLQGHALWHVAGAAASLLVFGYYASEVDARAAPG; from the coding sequence ATGCTTCCGCGCAGGATCGTCCACGCGCTGCTCTTCGGGGCGCCGCCGCTCGCCTTTCTCGCGCTCTACCTGCTCCTCGACTCCTCCAGCCTCTCCTGGGCGGACTGGCGGCCGGCCACGTGCATGCCGGGCCGCTGCTTCTGCGAGCTGATCCGGCCGGGCTCCATCCGCCAGCCGGCGAACGCGCTGTCGTCCGCCGGCTTCGTGCTCGTGGGCGCCTGGATCCTGGCGGGCGGCGCCACGCGGGGCGCGGGCCACGGCGTGAATCCGATCACCCGAAACCCCGCCTACCGCGCCGTCTACGGGACCGCCGTCCTGCTGATCGGCTTCGGGAGCGCCTTCTATCACGCATCGCTGACGTTCGCCGGGCAGTTCTTCGACGTGTTCGGGATGTACCTGCTGGCCACGTTCATCTTCCTCTACAACCTCGCGAGAATACGCCGGCTGAAGACGGTTACGGTCGTGCTCGGCTACGTAGCGCTGAACGCGCTGCTGGCGAGCCTCCTGTACGCGGTGCCGGCACTCCGCAGGTACCTTTTCGCCGCCGTTCTGCTCTCCGCGCTGGTCCCGGAATCCCTGGTCCGGCGGCGGAGGACTCGCGAGCTGCAGGGGCGCCATCTCCTCCTCGCGCTTCTCTTGATGGCGGTCGGATTCGGCATCTGGGTTCTCGACATCACCCACCGCGCGTGCTCGCCTTCGAGCTGGCTGCAGGGACACGCGCTCTGGCACGTGGCGGGCGCGGCCGCGTCGCTCCTCGTCTTCGGCTACTACGCATCCGAAGTGGACGCGCGCGCGGCTCCCGGGTGA
- a CDS encoding glycoside hydrolase family 25 protein translates to MKIAHLLRSRRARWAAAAASAGLLLAARPLFSAAEAPRSLRGVDVSRYQGSIDWHAVKDDGVAFAFIKATEGGDLTDPTFARNWRGAKRAGVVRGAYHFYRPGTDPARQARHFLRTVRLGPSDLPPVLDVEVHGGIGSARLRRGVRTWLRIVEEETGKRPIVYTNPRFARRLEGGGFRRHALWIAHYRSSAPRVPGEWGRWTFWQYTTRGRVDGIGRRVDVNRFRGTRAQFLRFVEADGHRHH, encoded by the coding sequence ATGAAGATCGCACACCTGCTCCGCTCCCGGCGCGCGCGCTGGGCCGCGGCCGCGGCCAGCGCGGGCCTCCTGCTCGCCGCGCGCCCGCTCTTCTCCGCCGCCGAGGCGCCGCGCTCGCTGCGCGGCGTGGACGTCTCCCGCTACCAGGGCAGCATCGACTGGCACGCGGTGAAGGACGACGGCGTGGCGTTCGCCTTCATCAAGGCCACCGAGGGCGGCGACCTCACCGACCCCACCTTCGCGCGCAACTGGCGGGGCGCGAAGCGGGCCGGCGTGGTGCGCGGCGCGTACCACTTCTACCGCCCCGGCACCGACCCGGCGCGGCAGGCGCGCCACTTCCTCCGCACCGTGCGGCTGGGGCCGAGCGACCTGCCGCCCGTGCTGGACGTGGAGGTGCACGGCGGCATCGGCTCGGCGCGGCTCCGGCGGGGCGTGCGCACCTGGCTGCGCATCGTGGAGGAGGAGACGGGGAAGCGGCCGATCGTCTACACCAACCCCCGGTTCGCGCGGCGGCTGGAGGGCGGGGGCTTCCGCCGGCACGCGCTCTGGATCGCGCACTACCGCAGCAGCGCGCCGCGGGTGCCCGGCGAGTGGGGGCGGTGGACGTTCTGGCAGTACACCACGCGCGGGCGGGTGGACGGCATCGGCAGGCGCGTGGACGTCAACCGCTTCCGCGGCACCCGCGCCCAGTTCCTCCGCTTCGTGGAGGCCGACGGGCACCGCCACCACTGA
- a CDS encoding class I SAM-dependent methyltransferase, whose product MSRKSLLLALPLALALGACVQVHASRLGEGTHYEPVPRGQVRVYQAESDVPGDFEKVALLFVSANADVINHHDMIEAARKKAGRLGANAIILGEFEDPKFTTRVAAAVLNVPVERRTQMLAVRVLRPGETASGQEPQVIELEL is encoded by the coding sequence ATGAGCCGCAAGTCGCTTCTGCTCGCGCTTCCCCTCGCGCTGGCGCTCGGCGCGTGCGTCCAGGTCCACGCCTCGCGCCTGGGCGAGGGCACCCACTACGAGCCCGTGCCGCGGGGCCAGGTCCGCGTCTACCAGGCGGAGTCCGACGTCCCCGGCGATTTCGAGAAGGTGGCGCTCCTCTTCGTCTCGGCCAACGCCGACGTGATCAACCACCACGACATGATCGAGGCCGCGCGCAAGAAGGCCGGCCGCCTCGGCGCCAACGCCATCATCCTGGGCGAGTTCGAGGACCCGAAGTTCACCACGCGCGTGGCCGCGGCGGTCCTGAACGTCCCCGTCGAGCGCCGCACGCAGATGCTGGCCGTCCGCGTCCTGCGCCCCGGCGAGACCGCCAGCGGCCAGGAGCCGCAGGTGATCGAGCTGGAGCTCTGA